The following is a genomic window from Dama dama isolate Ldn47 chromosome 4, ASM3311817v1, whole genome shotgun sequence.
GCCCACTGAAATCCTGAGTCAGTCATTTGCTTTCTTGGCCATCTCTAAAGTGAGCCTTAAGTTCTAGTTTTGGGTCTGATATCTGGTTAGCAGGCATTCTGGGAGGTAAGTTAACTAATGGAGAAGAGTAATTGGTTGAGGTGGGCAGTCAAAGTTGTGGGTGCCTTTGAGCCCTTCTGAGCTCTTCAACCTGTCTCCAACAGGTCCTGGTGCTCGATGGCCGAGGCCATCTCCTGGGTCGCCTGGCGGCCATTGTGGCCAAGCAGGTGCTTCTGGGTAAGTCTGCTTGCTGCCCACAGCTACTACCAGACATGACCTTGGAGGTCAGTGATGAGCAAAAATCACCATCTTTCGTTTGAGTCTCACGACCGTGAGATCAACCCCATGCACCGCTCTGAGACCTGCCAGCATCCTTCCCTCCCGGGTCGGGGGCTCTGAATTCAAAACATGTTTTGTTGAAGTAACAAATTGAACTTGAGCATGAGACTGGCTCCACCAGTTAGCGCTCTGTGACTTGGGGCAGGAGATTCTGGTGTCTCCTGGAGTGTTTGTGCACAGGGGCCAGTTTCAGGCAGGGAGGGGGTCTCCTTTCTGGGCAGTAACTGGGCACCTGGCTTCCTGACCTTTGCCCTCCTTAATTGTTCGATTTTCCATTCCCTCTAGGCCGGAAGGTTGTGGTCGTGCGCTGTGAGGGCATTAACATTTCTGGCAACTTCTACAGAAATAAGTGTGAGTTAGGGCCTGGGAGGAGGTCTGGGGAGGCTGGACCTGCGTGGGGCTCAGGCTTCACAGACTTGGAAAGCAGACCCCCTAGTGGTGGGAGAAGCAAGTCCGAGTTCCTTAGCAGGCCCTCAGAAGTGTGGTCGTGGCGATGGAAGGGGAAGGAGTTACGGTCTGGCTAGGGACTCAGGCCTTACACGCTCTCCCTTCTTCCCAGTGAAGTACCTGGCCTTTCTCCGCAAGCGGATGAACACCAACCCATCCCGGGGCCCCTACCACTTCCGAGCCCCCAGCCGCATCTTCTGGCGGACAGTGCGAGGTGAGCTGGGCCCGGGGACCGCAGGTGCTGAGGGGGCAGGTAGCCAGTGATGAAGACTTCTCCCACTCGTGTTCGAGTTTCCCAACCGTGAGATGACTCCACATGCACTACCATCTGAGGCCACCTGTCTGCCTGCCTGGGTGGGACAGCGGCTCCCCACGTGCCCCAGTGAGCAGGCCTGctgtcctctgtccacaggcATGCTGCCCCACAAGACCAAGCGGGGCCAGGCTGCTCTGGAGCGCCTCAAGGTGTTCGATGGGATCCCACCGCCCTATGATAAGGTGAGCAAGACCCAGCTCCCTCGACTGCACCCACGTGGCTGGCGTCGGTGATGTTCTACAATTACCTACATTGTTTGATTCCTGTGAAAACAGCACCGGCTGAGACGCCTACCCCAGCCAGCATTCTTCCCTGTCTGTCCCTCACTCCAGGTCTCTAAGCCCCTCTCCTTCTCTAACAGAAAAAGCGAATGGTGGTTCCTGCTGCCCTCAAGGTTGTGCGTCTGAAGCCTACTCGGAAGGTGAGTCTCCAGATGTTGCTGAGTGTTACCCTTGGGATTCTGAGGTTTCCTAGGAGGGGTGCACTGAGGGCCCTAGGACTGGCAGATGATGGCTTTTTCTCACGATGGTCTGCGGACGCCATTGCAGGCAGTGCCGAGAACGCCAATGGCTCAGCTGATGCCAGGAGGAGCAGGGAGCCCTGCCAGGGAGCATGGCTTCCCTGACAAGTTGGAAGTCTCTAGGACAGGATGCTAATCCCCTCGCCTAGTCACCCTGGCCTCCTTTTCTAACAGCTTCGtttcttctccctcccctctaGTTTGCCTACCTAGGGCGCCTGGCTCATGAGGTTGGCTGGAAGTACCAGGCAGTAACGGCCACCctggaggagaagagaaaggagaaagccaAGATCCACTACCGGAAAAAGAAGCAGCTCATGGTGAGGGTGGGCTTGtactggggttgggggggcacCACGTTCCCTGGAGCTGGTAACTCTTAATCTCTTTGTTAGGCCCTTGGAAGGCTCTGCCTAAGGCCCACTGTGGGATGGGGAGTGGGATTGGGTCCCTGGGATGAGGGAGCAGTCACTGATTACTGTCATTTTGGCCCCACAGAGGCTACGGAAGCAGGCCGAAAAGAACATTGAGAAGAAAATTGGCAAATTCACAGAGGTCCTCAAGACTCACGGATTTCTAGTCTGAGCCAAATAAAATTGACTGTTTATTCTTCATGCTTGGCCTGGCCTGCCCTTCCTCCATCGCCATCCTAGGATGTGGGGGCCCCCAGGGGCTGCCATGTAGGTGCCACAGGCAGACGGGGTATAGCTGAGGGGCGTTAGTCAGTGTAGGCAGGTCCAGGGGCCGCGCAGGCATCGTTGGCCTGCAGCCTATTTGTTCGTGAGACTTTTAAGACATGAACAGTTGGAACAACCAGTCCAGTTGCAATATTGGCAGAAGTGAGCTGAAGACTTAATTGGAAGGGATTCGCATGGGAGTCTGTTCATGCCCCCCTGTGGTCGGACACTATACTCTGCAGCTGTTAGGATGAGAATGCCCAAAAAGGGTCTCTGGAAGAGAAGTTTCAGCCAAGGGGTCACAGGCATCGCCCTCGTGTCTTCCCTATATTTTGTGATCCAAAAccaataaattattttgttaaagAAATGTGGCGTCTTTGCAGTGTGTGTCTGCTGTAGAGGCAGGCCCAGGGGAGCAAGGCTCTCGGCTGCCGGGAACTTGGAGGATCAGACTGGCTGTGCTGTTTCCACAGGTGGATCAGAAACTGTCTCATGGAGGAGTCGCCCTTGGTGTAGAGATTTTCCATGCCAAGGATTTTGAGATGCCTGTGGGTTTGTGGGTATTTATGTATGGCCTGTAAAGCCTGGTGGTGCCCATTTTACATAGAATTGTCTCCCTAATTCAGCTGCAAAGTATGGAATTGGCCACTCTTCGTAAAACCAGTCCCTCACTGGGGCATGTGGGCTTTTCCAGCCTGGACCATGCCAGACTGTAATGTAGAGATTGGTGGGGTATTAGAGAAagtcagaagttttttttttttttttttttttaagattaaaactAGACCTGTTAGATCTGGCAGGATGAGTCCCTGAAAGGGTCAGGGTACCTAGCCCATGGTCACCTCTCAGCACCCAGgtgggccccccaccccaccttacTGAGAAGGTTATGTGTGGTCTGTGGTGTCAGCACCGATGACATGCAGAGGGGTCTGGCTTGACCAAGGTATATCCATCTGTACTGGGAGCAACGCTAGATTGCCGCTGCCCTTGGAGACTGGTGGGCAGTACTTGGTGTGTGTTGGTTCACTGAGCAAGTAATAACTTCCACACTGTGCCATTCTATCCTGCTTAATCTATGAAATGTCCAAGACTGGCTCGTTTTCTCAGGATCATTTTGCAAATGGGTGGTGTCCCTGCCCCTCCTGGGGGCTCCTGTCTCCAGCAGAGCTGTCTCCAGAAGCAACTGGAAATCCTAGAGTGTAAGTCTTACGACACACTGTATGTTAAAGCAGCACAATAGGCTGCCCAAACCATTTAATTTTggcttaaaaatgtaaaacttcaaACGACATACACCATTGGGGtatccgtggtggtccagtgggtaagactgctCCAAATGCAGAAGgcctgtgggttccatccctggtcaaggaactagatcccacctgctgcaactaaagattgaAACTTAAAACTCACTAACAATGAGCCAATCAACAAAAACTTAGGCCCAGAATTTGAAAGTGgctttcaccaaagaagatacacaaatgctAACAAGCATGTGAAGAGTTGCTCATCATTCCCCATTAAAGAAGACAAATGAAATCTCCAGGCATAACCTGAATCATCCTGTGGGAGAAATACAGGGAATCAGAACCTCTGGGCCAACAGAAGGAATGTTCTCAAAGCGCCCTCCAGCAGCACTCTAGTCCCAGATCAGCTTCAACCCCTGGGCTATAGCAATCTTGGGACACTGGTCCTTGGGCCAGACACAGGGGAATGGCTTGTTTTAACAGGCATTTCAGTGCTCACTGAAAGTGGAagaaagtgcagtcgctcagtcgtgtccaactctttgcgaccccatggactagagcctacgaggctcctccctccatgggattctccaggcaagagtactggagtgggttgccatttccttctccaggggatcttcccaactcagggatcgaaccggggtctcccgctttaacctctgagccaccagggaagtggaggGGGCAGTTCTGTACTCTTAATATTTGCATTTCTGTTGTGAAATGCTAGGAAATGTCTGAAATCTGGCAGAGACAGGGAAATACGCCCTCAAGTGATAACTAAAGTTGGCTGAAGTTTATTACTGAGCACCAAGACTGTtcacaccgcagttcaaaaaatTCAAGGTGCTGGTTTGTAACCAGcc
Proteins encoded in this region:
- the RPL13A gene encoding large ribosomal subunit protein uL13, producing the protein MAEGQVLVLDGRGHLLGRLAAIVAKQVLLGRKVVVVRCEGINISGNFYRNKLKYLAFLRKRMNTNPSRGPYHFRAPSRIFWRTVRGMLPHKTKRGQAALERLKVFDGIPPPYDKKKRMVVPAALKVVRLKPTRKFAYLGRLAHEVGWKYQAVTATLEEKRKEKAKIHYRKKKQLMRLRKQAEKNIEKKIGKFTEVLKTHGFLV